In Vespula vulgaris chromosome 7, iyVesVulg1.1, whole genome shotgun sequence, a single window of DNA contains:
- the LOC127065192 gene encoding calmodulin-binding transcription activator 2 isoform X4 gives MRQVVVLEPAGSVLVIRQTSLSGGGGGGGGGGGGGGGSGGSGGITGANNANLSPNNNGHEGHTLANHVAVSSNASNDHNQNRIVVVRSSSTCMTTSVDDNTSPNGNGNINVNANINGNSTGGINCKTSGTVGLGSVSKSAERNDHLRNDHKNQEGIVVGSGGGVVGGSSSSSAAAVVAAAAAAAAAAAAVGESNSGCRPRTSKDAVHESVAIERKFDGADPISDGDPIKLPENLETLPRAEHFPTQRHRWNTNEEIAAILISFQRHAEWQSREVKVRPRSGSMLLYSRKKVRYRRDGYCWKKRKDGKTTREDHMKLKVQGVECIYGCYVHSAILPTFHRRCYWLLQNPDVVLVHYLNVPYPDGDAKLAALPTCLALPPDKKEWTRDELASQLRPMFLGGDDDPNNPHLTQHSTHPVDMIVSQLLDRQRASSTSSSSSAQLAPRRLTPDNQVSSTTGGQQPSTTASPAPRVYSRHSHSTQSQQPAPLVLSLQQIQGGGGLLILNSQPYHHQQQQQQQQQQQQQQQQQQQQQQQQQQQQQQQQQQQQQQQQQQQQQQQSQQVEMQQVTEQQIVQQTSVDREQQTQQEIDAQDSMDRSTVQSLPITSSGSEVTDFAKMLDLSQEDIQRTLSANMVPPSPSPSPADDSMINPMDFIDSSDDVLINLDAFDVFGDLPELHDFEAEDTKPEIRGGPENDVGCQPGTTVQIAEYSPEWSYTEGGVKVLVAGPWTGGNGSQNYSVLFDAEPVKACLVQPGVLRCRCPAHAPGIASLQVACDGFVVSDSVAFEYRRAPTTEPNPERALLDRLADVESRLQGPGPPSPAAHLEERLVAYCQDAVVRPWRVGAEALQSGGPTLLHLAAGLGYSRLACALLHWRAENPSNVLDAEVDALRQDSAGLTPLAWACAAGHADTAKILYRWNAMALRVRDRQNRSATELAAENGHTAIAEELNRLEARRQDERLFLRPASPSPRRPSQDSGLDLALWEEDARVLTLAEQIIAALPERIKRAEGDSPSSSSSPPPPPPPLSPLEDALMEQMPLDSGELFDSYRECSGGAASVSDADAEASPSSPSSSCLTPDSPSPPPTTADFCEFLQLQLQLDGGNNQNGGGQYYPSCNERKYGSGTDGNGNTDGNEADLSRLTLSDREQRELYHAARMIQKAYRSYKGRQRQEEAERHAAVLIQQYYRRHKQCAYYRQATKAALVIQSNYRNYRSRPGSACSRQQAVHQQAAHQAARKIQQFMRQSKIKLQNARAAANGNVRQPAAISRAVAVPQSSHSSSPGASLLAGKPEVI, from the exons ATGAGGCAAGTCGTGGTCTTAGAGCCGGCAGGCAGCGTTTTGGTGATCAGGCAGACTTCTTtgagtggtggtggtggtggtggtggcggtggtggtggtggcggtggtggaaGTGGCGGCAGTGGTGGTATCACAGGAGCTAACAACGCGAATTTGTCACCGAATAACAATGGTCACGAAGGTCATACTCTTGCCAATCACGTTGCCGTCTCTTCGAATGCATCTAACGACCACAATCAGAATCGTATTGTTGTCGTTCGTTCCTCCTCGACGTGTATGACAACATCG GTCGACGACAATACGTCTCCTAATGGAAACGGTAATATCAATGTGAATGCCAACATCAATGGCAACTCTACTGGTGGTATAAATTGCAAAACATCGGGAACTGTCGGGCTCGGCAGTGTGTCCAAGTCGGCCGAAAGGAACGATCACCTTCGGAACGATCACAAGAATCAGGAAGGAATCGTCGtcggtagtggtggtggtgtcgTTGGaggttcttcttcttcttctgctgctgctgttgttgctgccgccgccgccgccgccgccgccgccgctgcCGTCGGAGAATCAAACTCTGGATGTCGTCCAAGAACTAGCAAGGATGCCGTTCACGAGAGCGTAGCCATAGAGAGGAAGTTCGATGGCGCGGATCCCATCTCCG ATGGGGATCCCATAAAGCTCCCGGAGAATTTAGAGACTTTGCCGCGGGCCGAGCATTTTCCCACGCAAAGACACCGATGGAATACCAACGAG GAAATTGCCGCCATCCTGATAAGCTTTCAGAGACACGCCGAGTGGCAAAGTCGGGAAGTTAAAGTGCGACCTCGAAGTGGCTCGATGTTGCTGTATTCGAGAAAAAAGGTCCGCTATCGGCGGGATGGTTATTGTTGGAAAAAGCGGAAGGATGGTAAAACCACGCGGGAGGATCATATGAAACTTAAG GTCCAGGGCGTCGAATGCATCTATGGCTGTTACGTGCATTCGGCGATTCTACCAACGTTTCATAGGAGATGTTATTGGCTCCTTCAGAATCCGGACGTCGTCCTCGTCCATTACCTAAACGTTCCATATCCGGACGGTGACGCGAAGTTAGCAGCTCTACCAACGTGTCTCGCGTTACCACCAGACAAGAAAGAATGGACGCGAGACGAGCTGGCTTCTCAATTAAGGCCCATGTTCCTCGGTGGAGACGATGATCCGAATAATCCTCATCTCACGCAGCACTCCACTCATCCGGTTGATATGATCGTTTCGCAACTGCTGGATAGACAGAGGGCATCCTCTACCTCTTCCAGCAGTAGCGCGCAGCTTGCACCTAGGAGGCTAACACCAGATAATCAG GTTTCATCGACGACCGGCGGTCAGCAGCCTTCGACAACAGCTTCGCCGGCACCACGTGTATATTCCAGACATTCCCATTCGACTCAGAGCCAACAGCCGGCTCCTTTAGTTTTAAGTTTGCAACAAATTCAAGGTGGAGGTGGTCTTCTGATACTGAACAGTCAACCATATcatcatcaacaacaacaacaacaacagcaacagcagcagcaacagcaacaacaacagcaacaacagcagcaacaacagcagcaacagcaacaacagcaacaacaacagcagcaacaacagcagcagcagcaacaacaacaacagcagagTCAGCAAGTTGAAATGCAACAAGTGACGGAGCAACAAATCGTTCAGCAAACTAGCGTCGATAGAGAACAACAAACGCAGCAAGAGATCGATGCGCAGGATAGCATGGATCGGTCCACCGTTCAATCCTTACCTATCACCAGTTCGGGTTCCGAGGTCACAGATTTTGCAAAAATGTTAGACTTGAGTCAGGAAGATATTCAGAGGACATTATCCGCAAACATGGTACCGCCCTCGCCGTCACCCTCACCCGCGGACGATAGTATGATAAATCCGATGGACTTTATCGATTCGTCCGACGACGTGCTGATCAATTTGGATGCCTTCGATGTGTTTGGAGATTTACCGGAATTGCACGATTTCGAGGCCGAGGATACGAAACCGGAAATTAGGGGTGGACCTGAAAACGATGTTGGATGTCAGCCTGGGACAACCGTCCAGATCGCAGAGTACAGTCCCGAGTGGAGTTATACCGAGGGTGGAGTCAAA GTTTTGGTTGCCGGTCCATGGACAGGTGGCAACGGTTCGCAAAATTATTCGGTACTTTTCGACGCGGAGCCGGTAAAGGCCTGTTTGGTTCAACCTGGTGTATTACGTTGTCGATGTCCAGCCCATGCCCCGGGTATTGCGTCTCTTCAGGTTGCATGCGATGGCTTTGTCGTATCGGACAGTGTTGCCTTCGAATATCGAAGAGCACCTACGACCGAACCGAATCCAGAGAGAGCATTGTTGGATCGATTGGCGGATGTCGAATCTCGATTACAAGGACCAGGTCCGCCGTCCCCAGCGGCTCACTTGGAAGAACGACTCGTGGCTTATTGCCAG GACGCTGTCGTTCGCCCGTGGAGAGTCGGTGCCGAAGCTCTTCAATCAGGTGGTCCGACTCTGTTACATTTGGCAGCAGGTTTGGGATATTCGAGATTAGCTTGCGCATTGCTACATTGGAGGGCTGAAAATCCGAGTAACGTTTTGGACGCTGAAGTCGATGCTCTGAGACAAGACAGTGCTGGATTGACACCGCTCGCTTGGGCCTGTGCCGCTGGTCACGCTGATACCGCTAAAATACTTTATAG ATGGAACGCGATGGCGTTACGCGTGAGGGATCGTCAAAACAGAAGCGCCACCGAGCTCGCCGCGGAGAACGGACACACGGCAATCGCCGAAGAACTGAATCGGCTCGAAGCCAGAAGGCAAGACGAGAGGCTTTTCTTGCGACCTGCCAGTCCTAGCCCTAGGAGGCCCTCTCAAGACAGCGGTCTCGATCTGGCGTTGT GGGAAGAAGACGCGAGGGTGCTGACGTTGGCCGAACAAATTATAGCCGCGCTACCGGAAAGGATCAAGAGAGCGGAAGGTGATTCTccgtcttcttcctcgtcccctccgccgccgccaccaccgtTGTCGCCGTTAGAAGATGCTTTGATGGAGCAAATG CCTCTCGATTCCGGCGAATTGTTCGACTCGTACCGTGAGTGCAGCGGAGGCGCGGCCTCCGTCTCGGACGCCGACGCCGAGGCGAGTCCATCGAGTCCTTCCAGCAGTTGCCTCACACCGGACTCGCCCTCGCCACCCCCGACGACGGCCGACTTTTGCGAATTTTTGCAATTGCAGCTGCAACTAGACGGCGGTAACAATCAGAACGGTGGCGGTCAGTACTATCCAAGCTGTAACGAGCGGAAATATGGCAGTGGAACCGATGGAAATGGGAATACCGATGGGAACGAGGCTGACTTGAGTAGGTTGACCCTGTCCGACCGAGAGCAGAGAGAACTTTATCATGCCGCGAGAATGATCCAGAAGGCCTATCGGAGTTACAAGGGTCGTCAGAGGCAAGAAGAGGCCGAAAGACACGCAGCCGTTCTCATCCAACAGTATTATCGTCGGCACAAGCAGTGCGCTTATTACAG
- the LOC127065192 gene encoding calmodulin-binding transcription activator 2 isoform X1, translating into MRQVVVLEPAGSVLVIRQTSLSGGGGGGGGGGGGGGGSGGSGGITGANNANLSPNNNGHEGHTLANHVAVSSNASNDHNQNRIVVVRSSSTCMTTSVDDNTSPNGNGNINVNANINGNSTGGINCKTSGTVGLGSVSKSAERNDHLRNDHKNQEGIVVGSGGGVVGGSSSSSAAAVVAAAAAAAAAAAAVGESNSGCRPRTSKDAVHESVAIERKFDGADPISDGDPIKLPENLETLPRAEHFPTQRHRWNTNEEIAAILISFQRHAEWQSREVKVRPRSGSMLLYSRKKVRYRRDGYCWKKRKDGKTTREDHMKLKVQGVECIYGCYVHSAILPTFHRRCYWLLQNPDVVLVHYLNVPYPDGDAKLAALPTCLALPPDKKEWTRDELASQLRPMFLGGDDDPNNPHLTQHSTHPVDMIVSQLLDRQRASSTSSSSSAQLAPRRLTPDNQVSSTTGGQQPSTTASPAPRVYSRHSHSTQSQQPAPLVLSLQQIQGGGGLLILNSQPYHHQQQQQQQQQQQQQQQQQQQQQQQQQQQQQQQQQQQQQQQQQQQQQQQSQQVEMQQVTEQQIVQQTSVDREQQTQQEIDAQDSMDRSTVQSLPITSSGSEVTDFAKMLDLSQEDIQRTLSANMVPPSPSPSPADDSMINPMDFIDSSDDVLINLDAFDVFGDLPELHDFEAEDTKPEIRGGPENDVGCQPGTTVQIAEYSPEWSYTEGGVKVLVAGPWTGGNGSQNYSVLFDAEPVKACLVQPGVLRCRCPAHAPGIASLQVACDGFVVSDSVAFEYRRAPTTEPNPERALLDRLADVESRLQGPGPPSPAAHLEERLVAYCQDAVVRPWRVGAEALQSGGPTLLHLAAGLGYSRLACALLHWRAENPSNVLDAEVDALRQDSAGLTPLAWACAAGHADTAKILYRWNAMALRVRDRQNRSATELAAENGHTAIAEELNRLEARRQDERLFLRPASPSPRRPSQDSGLDLALCGSPLLDNMELLQEDESSLGLGDQGMESAPTPQETVGEEDARVLTLAEQIIAALPERIKRAEGDSPSSSSSPPPPPPPLSPLEDALMEQMPLDSGELFDSYRECSGGAASVSDADAEASPSSPSSSCLTPDSPSPPPTTADFCEFLQLQLQLDGGNNQNGGGQYYPSCNERKYGSGTDGNGNTDGNEADLSRLTLSDREQRELYHAARMIQKAYRSYKGRQRQEEAERHAAVLIQQYYRRHKQCAYYRQATKAALVIQSNYRNYRSRPGSACSRQQAVHQQAAHQAARKIQQFMRQSKIKLQNARAAANGNVRQPAAISRAVAVPQSSHSSSPGASLLAGKPEVI; encoded by the exons ATGAGGCAAGTCGTGGTCTTAGAGCCGGCAGGCAGCGTTTTGGTGATCAGGCAGACTTCTTtgagtggtggtggtggtggtggtggcggtggtggtggtggcggtggtggaaGTGGCGGCAGTGGTGGTATCACAGGAGCTAACAACGCGAATTTGTCACCGAATAACAATGGTCACGAAGGTCATACTCTTGCCAATCACGTTGCCGTCTCTTCGAATGCATCTAACGACCACAATCAGAATCGTATTGTTGTCGTTCGTTCCTCCTCGACGTGTATGACAACATCG GTCGACGACAATACGTCTCCTAATGGAAACGGTAATATCAATGTGAATGCCAACATCAATGGCAACTCTACTGGTGGTATAAATTGCAAAACATCGGGAACTGTCGGGCTCGGCAGTGTGTCCAAGTCGGCCGAAAGGAACGATCACCTTCGGAACGATCACAAGAATCAGGAAGGAATCGTCGtcggtagtggtggtggtgtcgTTGGaggttcttcttcttcttctgctgctgctgttgttgctgccgccgccgccgccgccgccgccgccgctgcCGTCGGAGAATCAAACTCTGGATGTCGTCCAAGAACTAGCAAGGATGCCGTTCACGAGAGCGTAGCCATAGAGAGGAAGTTCGATGGCGCGGATCCCATCTCCG ATGGGGATCCCATAAAGCTCCCGGAGAATTTAGAGACTTTGCCGCGGGCCGAGCATTTTCCCACGCAAAGACACCGATGGAATACCAACGAG GAAATTGCCGCCATCCTGATAAGCTTTCAGAGACACGCCGAGTGGCAAAGTCGGGAAGTTAAAGTGCGACCTCGAAGTGGCTCGATGTTGCTGTATTCGAGAAAAAAGGTCCGCTATCGGCGGGATGGTTATTGTTGGAAAAAGCGGAAGGATGGTAAAACCACGCGGGAGGATCATATGAAACTTAAG GTCCAGGGCGTCGAATGCATCTATGGCTGTTACGTGCATTCGGCGATTCTACCAACGTTTCATAGGAGATGTTATTGGCTCCTTCAGAATCCGGACGTCGTCCTCGTCCATTACCTAAACGTTCCATATCCGGACGGTGACGCGAAGTTAGCAGCTCTACCAACGTGTCTCGCGTTACCACCAGACAAGAAAGAATGGACGCGAGACGAGCTGGCTTCTCAATTAAGGCCCATGTTCCTCGGTGGAGACGATGATCCGAATAATCCTCATCTCACGCAGCACTCCACTCATCCGGTTGATATGATCGTTTCGCAACTGCTGGATAGACAGAGGGCATCCTCTACCTCTTCCAGCAGTAGCGCGCAGCTTGCACCTAGGAGGCTAACACCAGATAATCAG GTTTCATCGACGACCGGCGGTCAGCAGCCTTCGACAACAGCTTCGCCGGCACCACGTGTATATTCCAGACATTCCCATTCGACTCAGAGCCAACAGCCGGCTCCTTTAGTTTTAAGTTTGCAACAAATTCAAGGTGGAGGTGGTCTTCTGATACTGAACAGTCAACCATATcatcatcaacaacaacaacaacaacagcaacagcagcagcaacagcaacaacaacagcaacaacagcagcaacaacagcagcaacagcaacaacagcaacaacaacagcagcaacaacagcagcagcagcaacaacaacaacagcagagTCAGCAAGTTGAAATGCAACAAGTGACGGAGCAACAAATCGTTCAGCAAACTAGCGTCGATAGAGAACAACAAACGCAGCAAGAGATCGATGCGCAGGATAGCATGGATCGGTCCACCGTTCAATCCTTACCTATCACCAGTTCGGGTTCCGAGGTCACAGATTTTGCAAAAATGTTAGACTTGAGTCAGGAAGATATTCAGAGGACATTATCCGCAAACATGGTACCGCCCTCGCCGTCACCCTCACCCGCGGACGATAGTATGATAAATCCGATGGACTTTATCGATTCGTCCGACGACGTGCTGATCAATTTGGATGCCTTCGATGTGTTTGGAGATTTACCGGAATTGCACGATTTCGAGGCCGAGGATACGAAACCGGAAATTAGGGGTGGACCTGAAAACGATGTTGGATGTCAGCCTGGGACAACCGTCCAGATCGCAGAGTACAGTCCCGAGTGGAGTTATACCGAGGGTGGAGTCAAA GTTTTGGTTGCCGGTCCATGGACAGGTGGCAACGGTTCGCAAAATTATTCGGTACTTTTCGACGCGGAGCCGGTAAAGGCCTGTTTGGTTCAACCTGGTGTATTACGTTGTCGATGTCCAGCCCATGCCCCGGGTATTGCGTCTCTTCAGGTTGCATGCGATGGCTTTGTCGTATCGGACAGTGTTGCCTTCGAATATCGAAGAGCACCTACGACCGAACCGAATCCAGAGAGAGCATTGTTGGATCGATTGGCGGATGTCGAATCTCGATTACAAGGACCAGGTCCGCCGTCCCCAGCGGCTCACTTGGAAGAACGACTCGTGGCTTATTGCCAG GACGCTGTCGTTCGCCCGTGGAGAGTCGGTGCCGAAGCTCTTCAATCAGGTGGTCCGACTCTGTTACATTTGGCAGCAGGTTTGGGATATTCGAGATTAGCTTGCGCATTGCTACATTGGAGGGCTGAAAATCCGAGTAACGTTTTGGACGCTGAAGTCGATGCTCTGAGACAAGACAGTGCTGGATTGACACCGCTCGCTTGGGCCTGTGCCGCTGGTCACGCTGATACCGCTAAAATACTTTATAG ATGGAACGCGATGGCGTTACGCGTGAGGGATCGTCAAAACAGAAGCGCCACCGAGCTCGCCGCGGAGAACGGACACACGGCAATCGCCGAAGAACTGAATCGGCTCGAAGCCAGAAGGCAAGACGAGAGGCTTTTCTTGCGACCTGCCAGTCCTAGCCCTAGGAGGCCCTCTCAAGACAGCGGTCTCGATCTGGCGTTGT GTGGCTCCCCGCTCCTGGACAACATGGAATTGTTGCAAGAGGATGAATCGTCGTTAGGCCTCGGCGATCAGGGAATGGAGAGCGCTCCGACCCCTCAAGAGACCGTAG GGGAAGAAGACGCGAGGGTGCTGACGTTGGCCGAACAAATTATAGCCGCGCTACCGGAAAGGATCAAGAGAGCGGAAGGTGATTCTccgtcttcttcctcgtcccctccgccgccgccaccaccgtTGTCGCCGTTAGAAGATGCTTTGATGGAGCAAATG CCTCTCGATTCCGGCGAATTGTTCGACTCGTACCGTGAGTGCAGCGGAGGCGCGGCCTCCGTCTCGGACGCCGACGCCGAGGCGAGTCCATCGAGTCCTTCCAGCAGTTGCCTCACACCGGACTCGCCCTCGCCACCCCCGACGACGGCCGACTTTTGCGAATTTTTGCAATTGCAGCTGCAACTAGACGGCGGTAACAATCAGAACGGTGGCGGTCAGTACTATCCAAGCTGTAACGAGCGGAAATATGGCAGTGGAACCGATGGAAATGGGAATACCGATGGGAACGAGGCTGACTTGAGTAGGTTGACCCTGTCCGACCGAGAGCAGAGAGAACTTTATCATGCCGCGAGAATGATCCAGAAGGCCTATCGGAGTTACAAGGGTCGTCAGAGGCAAGAAGAGGCCGAAAGACACGCAGCCGTTCTCATCCAACAGTATTATCGTCGGCACAAGCAGTGCGCTTATTACAG
- the LOC127065192 gene encoding calmodulin-binding transcription activator 2 isoform X5, which translates to MANYNHTNAQRVVYHANHPTSLAPNGDPIKLPENLETLPRAEHFPTQRHRWNTNEEIAAILISFQRHAEWQSREVKVRPRSGSMLLYSRKKVRYRRDGYCWKKRKDGKTTREDHMKLKVQGVECIYGCYVHSAILPTFHRRCYWLLQNPDVVLVHYLNVPYPDGDAKLAALPTCLALPPDKKEWTRDELASQLRPMFLGGDDDPNNPHLTQHSTHPVDMIVSQLLDRQRASSTSSSSSAQLAPRRLTPDNQVSSTTGGQQPSTTASPAPRVYSRHSHSTQSQQPAPLVLSLQQIQGGGGLLILNSQPYHHQQQQQQQQQQQQQQQQQQQQQQQQQQQQQQQQQQQQQQQQQQQQQQQSQQVEMQQVTEQQIVQQTSVDREQQTQQEIDAQDSMDRSTVQSLPITSSGSEVTDFAKMLDLSQEDIQRTLSANMVPPSPSPSPADDSMINPMDFIDSSDDVLINLDAFDVFGDLPELHDFEAEDTKPEIRGGPENDVGCQPGTTVQIAEYSPEWSYTEGGVKVLVAGPWTGGNGSQNYSVLFDAEPVKACLVQPGVLRCRCPAHAPGIASLQVACDGFVVSDSVAFEYRRAPTTEPNPERALLDRLADVESRLQGPGPPSPAAHLEERLVAYCQDAVVRPWRVGAEALQSGGPTLLHLAAGLGYSRLACALLHWRAENPSNVLDAEVDALRQDSAGLTPLAWACAAGHADTAKILYRWNAMALRVRDRQNRSATELAAENGHTAIAEELNRLEARRQDERLFLRPASPSPRRPSQDSGLDLALCGSPLLDNMELLQEDESSLGLGDQGMESAPTPQETVGEEDARVLTLAEQIIAALPERIKRAEGDSPSSSSSPPPPPPPLSPLEDALMEQMPLDSGELFDSYRECSGGAASVSDADAEASPSSPSSSCLTPDSPSPPPTTADFCEFLQLQLQLDGGNNQNGGGQYYPSCNERKYGSGTDGNGNTDGNEADLSRLTLSDREQRELYHAARMIQKAYRSYKGRQRQEEAERHAAVLIQQYYRRHKQCAYYRQATKAALVIQSNYRNYRSRPGSACSRQQAVHQQAAHQAARKIQQFMRQSKIKLQNARAAANGNVRQPAAISRAVAVPQSSHSSSPGASLLAGKPEVI; encoded by the exons ATGGCGAACTACAATCATACGAACGCACAGCGCGTCGTCTACCACGCGAATCACCCGACGTCTCTTGCCCCGA ATGGGGATCCCATAAAGCTCCCGGAGAATTTAGAGACTTTGCCGCGGGCCGAGCATTTTCCCACGCAAAGACACCGATGGAATACCAACGAG GAAATTGCCGCCATCCTGATAAGCTTTCAGAGACACGCCGAGTGGCAAAGTCGGGAAGTTAAAGTGCGACCTCGAAGTGGCTCGATGTTGCTGTATTCGAGAAAAAAGGTCCGCTATCGGCGGGATGGTTATTGTTGGAAAAAGCGGAAGGATGGTAAAACCACGCGGGAGGATCATATGAAACTTAAG GTCCAGGGCGTCGAATGCATCTATGGCTGTTACGTGCATTCGGCGATTCTACCAACGTTTCATAGGAGATGTTATTGGCTCCTTCAGAATCCGGACGTCGTCCTCGTCCATTACCTAAACGTTCCATATCCGGACGGTGACGCGAAGTTAGCAGCTCTACCAACGTGTCTCGCGTTACCACCAGACAAGAAAGAATGGACGCGAGACGAGCTGGCTTCTCAATTAAGGCCCATGTTCCTCGGTGGAGACGATGATCCGAATAATCCTCATCTCACGCAGCACTCCACTCATCCGGTTGATATGATCGTTTCGCAACTGCTGGATAGACAGAGGGCATCCTCTACCTCTTCCAGCAGTAGCGCGCAGCTTGCACCTAGGAGGCTAACACCAGATAATCAG GTTTCATCGACGACCGGCGGTCAGCAGCCTTCGACAACAGCTTCGCCGGCACCACGTGTATATTCCAGACATTCCCATTCGACTCAGAGCCAACAGCCGGCTCCTTTAGTTTTAAGTTTGCAACAAATTCAAGGTGGAGGTGGTCTTCTGATACTGAACAGTCAACCATATcatcatcaacaacaacaacaacaacagcaacagcagcagcaacagcaacaacaacagcaacaacagcagcaacaacagcagcaacagcaacaacagcaacaacaacagcagcaacaacagcagcagcagcaacaacaacaacagcagagTCAGCAAGTTGAAATGCAACAAGTGACGGAGCAACAAATCGTTCAGCAAACTAGCGTCGATAGAGAACAACAAACGCAGCAAGAGATCGATGCGCAGGATAGCATGGATCGGTCCACCGTTCAATCCTTACCTATCACCAGTTCGGGTTCCGAGGTCACAGATTTTGCAAAAATGTTAGACTTGAGTCAGGAAGATATTCAGAGGACATTATCCGCAAACATGGTACCGCCCTCGCCGTCACCCTCACCCGCGGACGATAGTATGATAAATCCGATGGACTTTATCGATTCGTCCGACGACGTGCTGATCAATTTGGATGCCTTCGATGTGTTTGGAGATTTACCGGAATTGCACGATTTCGAGGCCGAGGATACGAAACCGGAAATTAGGGGTGGACCTGAAAACGATGTTGGATGTCAGCCTGGGACAACCGTCCAGATCGCAGAGTACAGTCCCGAGTGGAGTTATACCGAGGGTGGAGTCAAA GTTTTGGTTGCCGGTCCATGGACAGGTGGCAACGGTTCGCAAAATTATTCGGTACTTTTCGACGCGGAGCCGGTAAAGGCCTGTTTGGTTCAACCTGGTGTATTACGTTGTCGATGTCCAGCCCATGCCCCGGGTATTGCGTCTCTTCAGGTTGCATGCGATGGCTTTGTCGTATCGGACAGTGTTGCCTTCGAATATCGAAGAGCACCTACGACCGAACCGAATCCAGAGAGAGCATTGTTGGATCGATTGGCGGATGTCGAATCTCGATTACAAGGACCAGGTCCGCCGTCCCCAGCGGCTCACTTGGAAGAACGACTCGTGGCTTATTGCCAG GACGCTGTCGTTCGCCCGTGGAGAGTCGGTGCCGAAGCTCTTCAATCAGGTGGTCCGACTCTGTTACATTTGGCAGCAGGTTTGGGATATTCGAGATTAGCTTGCGCATTGCTACATTGGAGGGCTGAAAATCCGAGTAACGTTTTGGACGCTGAAGTCGATGCTCTGAGACAAGACAGTGCTGGATTGACACCGCTCGCTTGGGCCTGTGCCGCTGGTCACGCTGATACCGCTAAAATACTTTATAG ATGGAACGCGATGGCGTTACGCGTGAGGGATCGTCAAAACAGAAGCGCCACCGAGCTCGCCGCGGAGAACGGACACACGGCAATCGCCGAAGAACTGAATCGGCTCGAAGCCAGAAGGCAAGACGAGAGGCTTTTCTTGCGACCTGCCAGTCCTAGCCCTAGGAGGCCCTCTCAAGACAGCGGTCTCGATCTGGCGTTGT GTGGCTCCCCGCTCCTGGACAACATGGAATTGTTGCAAGAGGATGAATCGTCGTTAGGCCTCGGCGATCAGGGAATGGAGAGCGCTCCGACCCCTCAAGAGACCGTAG GGGAAGAAGACGCGAGGGTGCTGACGTTGGCCGAACAAATTATAGCCGCGCTACCGGAAAGGATCAAGAGAGCGGAAGGTGATTCTccgtcttcttcctcgtcccctccgccgccgccaccaccgtTGTCGCCGTTAGAAGATGCTTTGATGGAGCAAATG CCTCTCGATTCCGGCGAATTGTTCGACTCGTACCGTGAGTGCAGCGGAGGCGCGGCCTCCGTCTCGGACGCCGACGCCGAGGCGAGTCCATCGAGTCCTTCCAGCAGTTGCCTCACACCGGACTCGCCCTCGCCACCCCCGACGACGGCCGACTTTTGCGAATTTTTGCAATTGCAGCTGCAACTAGACGGCGGTAACAATCAGAACGGTGGCGGTCAGTACTATCCAAGCTGTAACGAGCGGAAATATGGCAGTGGAACCGATGGAAATGGGAATACCGATGGGAACGAGGCTGACTTGAGTAGGTTGACCCTGTCCGACCGAGAGCAGAGAGAACTTTATCATGCCGCGAGAATGATCCAGAAGGCCTATCGGAGTTACAAGGGTCGTCAGAGGCAAGAAGAGGCCGAAAGACACGCAGCCGTTCTCATCCAACAGTATTATCGTCGGCACAAGCAGTGCGCTTATTACAG